One window of the Pseudomonas lurida genome contains the following:
- a CDS encoding type II toxin-antitoxin system RnlB family antitoxin, translated as MFDIRRLETRTGTMTVVTATSYENPLASLPIIASEMRNTCHSSKEIVLFDLLCSNGEEWNRFASMNYNGTEFEKNTLHIISKCAIPADFIETQSRFFDKHPEYLLDSVLS; from the coding sequence ATGTTTGACATACGAAGACTAGAAACTAGGACAGGAACCATGACGGTAGTCACCGCTACCAGTTATGAGAACCCCCTTGCTAGTCTTCCTATAATTGCTAGTGAGATGCGTAACACGTGTCACTCTAGCAAAGAAATTGTTTTGTTCGATCTACTCTGCTCAAACGGCGAAGAGTGGAATCGATTCGCCTCCATGAATTACAACGGTACCGAGTTCGAGAAAAATACACTCCATATTATTTCGAAGTGCGCTATTCCTGCCGACTTTATAGAAACCCAGAGCCGTTTCTTTGACAAACACCCAGAATACTTGCTTGATTCCGTATTGAGTTAA
- a CDS encoding type II toxin-antitoxin system RnlA family toxin → MTERDYKNINLKRCIIEETTHRFLGENGLKLRAYGDKPGTSGLRVVVGSTGIEDATLDIFFTNKGASTLQYKVGKNQELGQKLADALYETIHPDEFVTINLAIKGIDLSDAEALIKELTESAEADIGIDSYTGLDRRHIWKLKSKKHSDELTVTQYETTNKLQIQGRPLSCYQQLSYLLTEILEINALESILFKKDENRSEFVCAEVAESVLKASFGTCFASLPITTRKLLLASLCVRLASPTLPDYCMLVYPELRSLEGAIKQRLSEKNLSHQEDSFGGFFAKTGNQFNLKQEYHGHVDDAKLTGDFGNAYTFFNKQRHGLFHMEEMASASRVISNITHAVALCDEAYVHIKNLYS, encoded by the coding sequence GTGACCGAACGCGACTACAAAAACATCAACCTGAAACGGTGCATCATTGAGGAAACGACTCACCGCTTCCTCGGAGAAAATGGACTGAAGCTCAGGGCGTATGGCGATAAACCTGGGACTTCCGGCCTTCGTGTAGTCGTTGGAAGTACAGGGATTGAAGACGCAACGCTTGACATCTTCTTCACGAACAAAGGTGCGTCCACCCTGCAATACAAGGTGGGGAAGAACCAAGAGCTCGGCCAGAAGCTAGCGGACGCTCTTTACGAAACGATCCACCCTGATGAATTCGTGACGATCAACCTTGCTATCAAAGGCATCGATCTGTCTGATGCCGAGGCACTGATCAAAGAACTCACCGAATCAGCCGAAGCGGACATTGGGATCGACTCGTATACAGGCCTTGACCGGCGGCATATTTGGAAGCTCAAGTCCAAGAAGCACTCCGACGAGCTGACCGTCACCCAGTATGAGACCACCAACAAGTTGCAGATCCAAGGCCGTCCACTCAGTTGCTATCAGCAGTTGAGCTATTTGCTCACCGAGATCCTGGAGATCAACGCCCTCGAGAGCATCCTGTTCAAAAAGGACGAAAATCGCTCCGAGTTCGTCTGCGCCGAGGTCGCGGAGAGTGTGCTTAAGGCTAGCTTTGGTACCTGCTTCGCCAGTCTGCCAATAACCACCCGCAAGCTCCTGCTCGCAAGCCTCTGCGTGAGGCTGGCGAGCCCAACGCTGCCGGACTACTGCATGCTGGTCTACCCAGAGCTCCGCAGCCTTGAAGGTGCAATCAAACAGAGACTTTCCGAGAAAAACCTTTCACATCAGGAAGATAGCTTTGGCGGTTTCTTCGCCAAGACCGGTAACCAGTTCAATCTTAAGCAGGAATACCATGGTCACGTGGATGATGCTAAACTGACGGGAGATTTTGGCAATGCTTATACGTTTTTCAACAAGCAACGCCACGGCTTGTTCCACATGGAAGAAATGGCTTCCGCGAGCCGGGTGATTAGCAACATCACTCACGCCGTGGCATTGTGTGATGAGGCTTACGTCCACATTAAGAATCTGTATAGCTAA
- a CDS encoding nSTAND3 domain-containing NTPase, with protein sequence MTPPKYDLHLLGWHGFQQLCMAVASTVLGQTVETFLEGNDGGRDGGFKGTWSPQPNELYAGEFVIQCKFTSRRDHNLTLSDVTGELEKVRRLVAKGKCDVYVLMTNAGWTGDSNLKIRLAFEHAGAEHVLLLGSTWICEKIQLNSDLRMNVPRLYGLGDLSQILDGRRYKQTKALLTELPDLSKLVVTGTYRKALQALQQHGFVLLVGEPAAGKTTIASLMAMCAMDKWGSLVLKLERPEQIRDHWNTEEASQFVWVDDAFGAMQYEADLVMEWNRILPALTTMIRGGHRIVLTSRDYIYNSARRDLKKTAFPLMEESQVVIDVKELTSQERSEILYNHVKLGNQPQRVRTVLKEFLPAVAAHSRFAPETARRLGSVEFTKALKIDQKNIDEFVAKQERWLVETMQGMDDESQAALALLYMKHGAIESPVSLSSGEMQTIERLGGSQPGCIRALESLRGSFLQMADTADGRFWRYKHPTIGDAFALILAQSPEHLQIFVDGTPIERLMELVTCGNAGVQNATILPSSMFAEIANRCCGYVECEGDMERTRRGRLYSFLQRRTNDVFLDIYLKTDGKLLSSLVRDFAINLFTRSSDLALRLLRQGLLAESAREAISTKIRDFVFDHDELGHIYDNEMHEFFTSQEREDFYSDVQKHVLPDLDRVRKSLQESYCYENDPDNHFSDFIDELEGIYAAFPEWPGIEDVVDTQRRRVDDWVSEVSQERYEEPAVGRSDLIRPSATGGGRNIFDDVDL encoded by the coding sequence ATGACGCCCCCAAAATACGACCTTCATCTCTTAGGTTGGCATGGTTTTCAGCAACTTTGCATGGCAGTAGCCTCAACAGTTTTGGGCCAAACAGTCGAGACGTTCCTTGAAGGAAATGACGGAGGCCGCGATGGTGGGTTCAAGGGAACGTGGTCTCCTCAGCCTAACGAGTTGTATGCAGGCGAATTCGTCATCCAGTGCAAGTTCACATCTCGCCGTGATCACAATCTCACTCTATCTGATGTGACTGGTGAGCTTGAAAAGGTGCGCAGACTCGTCGCCAAGGGAAAGTGTGATGTCTATGTCCTGATGACAAACGCAGGCTGGACAGGGGATAGCAATCTCAAAATACGGTTGGCGTTTGAGCATGCTGGGGCCGAGCACGTGCTTTTGCTGGGCTCTACCTGGATCTGCGAGAAGATCCAGCTGAACAGTGATCTGCGCATGAACGTGCCCCGACTCTATGGTCTTGGCGACCTTAGCCAGATCTTGGATGGGAGACGTTACAAGCAGACGAAGGCGTTGCTGACGGAGCTTCCCGACCTTTCAAAGCTAGTGGTGACGGGCACCTATCGCAAAGCGCTTCAAGCCCTTCAGCAGCATGGCTTTGTTCTTTTGGTTGGAGAACCCGCAGCAGGTAAGACAACGATTGCATCACTCATGGCCATGTGTGCGATGGATAAATGGGGGAGCCTAGTATTGAAGCTGGAGAGGCCTGAGCAGATAAGAGATCACTGGAATACTGAAGAAGCATCGCAGTTCGTATGGGTTGATGACGCCTTCGGGGCCATGCAGTACGAAGCAGACTTGGTGATGGAGTGGAACCGGATTCTTCCCGCTCTCACGACCATGATCCGAGGTGGGCATCGGATAGTTCTGACCAGCCGTGACTACATTTACAACAGCGCACGACGTGATCTCAAGAAAACAGCATTTCCTCTAATGGAAGAGAGCCAAGTTGTCATCGACGTGAAAGAGCTGACCTCCCAGGAAAGGTCAGAAATCCTCTACAACCATGTGAAGCTTGGAAACCAACCACAGCGGGTTCGGACGGTCTTGAAGGAGTTTCTTCCTGCAGTGGCAGCTCACAGTAGGTTCGCTCCCGAGACTGCTCGGCGCTTGGGGAGCGTTGAATTCACCAAAGCGCTAAAGATTGACCAGAAAAATATTGACGAATTTGTCGCGAAGCAGGAGCGATGGCTCGTCGAGACGATGCAGGGAATGGATGACGAGAGCCAGGCCGCACTTGCTCTTCTCTACATGAAACATGGAGCAATCGAAAGCCCGGTGAGTCTGTCTAGTGGCGAGATGCAGACAATTGAGAGGCTGGGCGGTAGCCAGCCCGGGTGTATCCGAGCCCTAGAGAGCCTCCGGGGTAGTTTTCTTCAGATGGCAGATACGGCTGATGGGCGTTTCTGGCGATATAAGCACCCGACGATTGGGGATGCGTTTGCGTTGATACTCGCCCAGAGTCCTGAGCATCTGCAGATCTTTGTGGATGGAACACCGATTGAGCGGTTGATGGAACTGGTGACATGCGGCAACGCAGGGGTTCAAAACGCTACGATTTTGCCTTCAAGCATGTTCGCAGAAATCGCGAACCGGTGCTGTGGATACGTTGAATGCGAGGGCGACATGGAGCGGACGAGGCGGGGAAGGCTGTATTCTTTTCTGCAGCGCAGGACAAATGACGTGTTCTTGGACATCTACTTGAAAACTGATGGAAAGCTGCTTTCCAGCTTGGTTCGTGACTTCGCGATAAACTTGTTCACGAGGTCGTCTGATCTAGCTCTCCGTCTGCTACGGCAAGGGCTTTTAGCTGAGTCAGCGAGAGAAGCGATTTCCACCAAGATTCGGGACTTTGTCTTTGATCATGATGAGCTCGGGCACATCTACGATAACGAGATGCATGAGTTCTTCACTAGCCAGGAGCGTGAAGACTTCTACAGCGATGTACAGAAACATGTGCTGCCTGACCTGGACAGGGTTCGCAAGTCCCTGCAGGAATCGTATTGCTACGAAAACGATCCTGATAACCACTTTTCTGATTTTATTGATGAGCTTGAGGGTATTTACGCTGCCTTTCCGGAATGGCCCGGTATCGAGGATGTGGTCGATACCCAACGGCGTCGAGTTGACGATTGGGTGAGTGAGGTCTCGCAAGAGCGGTATGAGGAACCAGCAGTCGGACGGAGCGATCTGATTCGGCCCTCTGCAACGGGGGGAGGACGTAACATCTTTGACGATGTAGATCTCTAA
- a CDS encoding 3'-5' exonuclease family protein gives MKLFLDCEFTRLNRDTKLISLALVSEAGHEYYVELTDTYVTQDCSDFVIQNVLPQLNLPEHGQPLVEAQTSLLAFLSNLEGPLEICSDAPDWDWDLFCQLAYVNHRWPANVANRPTNLILLFRHLEAEDIGDVTLPELPHHALLDARLLAELYRRLTAGSNRGTEHG, from the coding sequence ATGAAGCTATTTTTGGACTGTGAGTTCACTCGGCTCAACCGAGATACGAAGTTGATTTCGCTGGCACTCGTGTCCGAAGCCGGGCACGAATACTACGTCGAGCTCACAGACACGTACGTCACTCAGGACTGCAGCGACTTCGTGATTCAAAATGTCCTGCCACAGCTTAATCTGCCTGAACATGGGCAACCCTTGGTCGAAGCTCAAACCTCACTGCTCGCTTTCTTGAGCAACCTTGAAGGCCCGCTCGAGATTTGCTCGGACGCGCCGGATTGGGACTGGGATCTCTTCTGCCAATTGGCCTACGTAAATCACCGTTGGCCAGCTAACGTTGCCAATCGTCCAACCAACCTGATCCTGCTATTCAGGCATCTCGAAGCGGAGGATATCGGCGACGTGACGCTCCCGGAACTTCCACATCACGCGCTGCTGGATGCTCGTCTCTTAGCCGAACTTTATCGTCGACTGACTGCCGGTTCCAATCGAGGCACTGAACATGGCTGA
- a CDS encoding histone-like nucleoid-structuring protein, MvaT/MvaU family, whose translation MSRLAEFRALEQQLAAQLAELETLKNDDGLKREIEFETKLRDLLGEYGYSLRNIVAILDPHSSNRRSPTAAETKGTRKARAVKVYKNPHSGEVVETKGGNHKVLKEWKAEYGSDTVESWLAQ comes from the coding sequence ATGTCCCGTCTCGCTGAATTCCGCGCTCTTGAACAACAGCTTGCTGCCCAATTGGCAGAGCTTGAAACGCTGAAAAACGATGATGGTCTGAAGCGTGAGATTGAATTCGAAACGAAACTTCGTGATCTGCTGGGTGAGTATGGTTACAGCTTGCGCAACATTGTCGCGATTCTCGATCCGCATTCTTCAAACCGCCGTTCTCCAACAGCGGCTGAAACCAAGGGCACCCGTAAAGCTCGCGCTGTGAAGGTTTACAAAAATCCTCACTCGGGCGAAGTTGTCGAGACGAAGGGCGGCAACCACAAGGTTCTGAAGGAGTGGAAAGCTGAATACGGTTCCGACACCGTCGAGAGCTGGCTGGCTCAGTAA
- a CDS encoding DUF262 domain-containing protein, translating into MTSLFKRYADGGTSDLHIHMPQRLLPTTVSHCPIEVLVGHWEKYLVDPSSTHEHCPWAARFVMGMPVPTWSRGLEWNIGQKSRFISAVWSGGDLGSYLTNDWYESGSGSRALAENSEILIDGQQRLHSLEEYFLDRLAIPDAQGQPRIWSELGNSERKRFLSTIFTHVRVPSGDEVALRRTYDLCALGVVPRSFDQRAVR; encoded by the coding sequence ATGACCTCGCTTTTTAAACGTTACGCCGACGGCGGAACATCAGACCTACACATCCATATGCCGCAGCGTCTTCTGCCCACGACCGTCAGTCATTGTCCCATCGAGGTCTTAGTGGGCCACTGGGAAAAGTATCTAGTAGATCCCTCCTCCACTCATGAGCATTGTCCATGGGCAGCGCGATTCGTTATGGGCATGCCCGTGCCAACCTGGTCGCGCGGGCTGGAATGGAACATCGGACAGAAGTCTCGCTTTATCTCCGCAGTATGGTCAGGCGGGGATCTGGGGAGCTACCTCACGAATGACTGGTACGAATCAGGGAGCGGTAGCAGGGCATTGGCCGAAAACAGTGAAATTTTGATTGATGGCCAACAACGTCTGCACAGCCTGGAAGAGTATTTCCTCGACCGTCTCGCGATTCCTGATGCACAAGGGCAGCCACGGATCTGGTCTGAGCTCGGCAACAGCGAAAGGAAACGCTTTCTGTCGACGATCTTTACCCATGTCAGGGTGCCGTCTGGTGACGAGGTGGCATTGCGCAGGACATACGATCTTTGCGCGCTGGGCGTAGTGCCTCGGTCATTTGATCAACGAGCTGTTCGGTAA
- a CDS encoding relaxase/mobilization nuclease domain-containing protein: MIGKIFPKSAGSFKNRIRYIFGCTKHDHEISGIRTISFNTMSRDPLPCVLQGNEDDLAEMIREFDQVETLRRFAIDSDKPIKPVFHAMISLRPGESLTTPQWRSAVEKYMTDLGFDETNQYVAVMHQDKDHQHVHIVANRIRLNDEFSMVKDSNERSISLDSVSAIEARFSLSKAPKPKDTWGVSITHAELQASIRDGDLPLKHKMIAKIAGAIEATNAVDGDMFTFTRLLRKQKVYINLTLNGKGEPKGISFEFDGNHISGRQLKRSRLTWHKLTTQEGIHYDPETVHQLQVEIARRDSEEQERARIYYYEFIAVNGSRRKPVYVRFTAKDYDVQKMIQEILELLDAIFDELFKPRECRLIRSYIEYIPGQPLELEEELAPAL; encoded by the coding sequence ATGATCGGCAAGATATTTCCCAAGTCCGCAGGGTCTTTCAAGAACCGCATCAGGTACATTTTCGGCTGCACGAAGCACGACCACGAGATCAGTGGCATCCGAACCATCAGCTTCAACACAATGAGCCGCGATCCCCTGCCATGTGTTCTCCAGGGTAACGAAGACGATCTCGCAGAGATGATTAGAGAGTTCGACCAAGTCGAGACGCTCAGGCGCTTCGCTATCGACTCCGACAAGCCCATCAAGCCGGTCTTCCACGCGATGATAAGCCTGCGCCCCGGCGAGTCCCTGACAACCCCTCAGTGGCGCTCAGCTGTCGAGAAATACATGACAGACCTGGGCTTCGACGAAACCAACCAATACGTCGCTGTGATGCATCAGGACAAAGACCACCAACACGTCCACATCGTCGCCAACAGGATTCGCCTCAATGACGAGTTCTCCATGGTCAAAGACAGCAACGAGCGAAGCATCAGCCTGGACTCAGTGTCGGCCATAGAAGCCCGCTTCAGCCTGTCAAAAGCACCGAAGCCGAAGGACACCTGGGGCGTTTCCATTACCCACGCAGAGCTACAAGCATCGATCCGGGACGGTGACCTACCGCTCAAGCACAAAATGATCGCCAAGATCGCAGGCGCTATCGAAGCCACCAACGCCGTCGATGGCGATATGTTCACGTTCACCCGGCTGCTCAGGAAGCAAAAGGTCTACATCAACCTGACGCTCAACGGCAAAGGCGAGCCCAAGGGCATTTCGTTTGAGTTTGACGGCAATCATATAAGCGGCAGACAACTAAAGCGCTCCAGACTGACGTGGCACAAACTAACCACACAAGAGGGAATTCACTATGACCCAGAAACCGTTCATCAACTTCAGGTTGAAATTGCTCGCCGAGATAGCGAGGAACAAGAAAGAGCTAGAATCTACTACTATGAATTCATCGCAGTTAACGGGAGCAGAAGAAAGCCTGTCTACGTCAGATTCACGGCAAAAGACTATGACGTCCAGAAAATGATTCAGGAGATTCTGGAGCTGCTGGATGCTATTTTTGATGAGCTATTTAAGCCAAGGGAGTGCAGGTTGATACGCAGTTACATAGAGTACATACCAGGCCAGCCGCTGGAGCTAGAAGAGGAACTGGCTCCAGCGCTATAA
- a CDS encoding plasmid mobilization protein translates to MKTIERQNKESRITLRLNKTELDAMNAKVVEAGYKSAGAFIRDFVANGQVKPKVGQDVVQIARELMNLASMINADRPGSELLEKVKYIAQVNLGGVK, encoded by the coding sequence ATGAAAACTATTGAGAGACAAAACAAAGAATCCCGCATCACCCTGCGACTAAACAAAACGGAGCTCGATGCCATGAATGCTAAAGTCGTTGAGGCAGGATACAAGTCCGCTGGAGCGTTCATTCGCGATTTCGTTGCTAACGGACAAGTGAAGCCTAAAGTCGGCCAGGACGTTGTTCAGATCGCCCGTGAGCTCATGAATCTGGCATCAATGATCAACGCCGACCGTCCAGGCTCCGAACTGCTTGAGAAAGTGAAGTACATCGCTCAAGTGAATCTTGGGGGTGTGAAATGA
- a CDS encoding Wzz/FepE/Etk N-terminal domain-containing protein — MSSPTNSNDRSNHDEIDLIPLIQALWTSKTTIIATTVLGTVASLALSVTSPEQWTASTYITKPSLYSLYKEINEKDAPAKASPLSLETKLYSTIQNDIFYSAMGVMAANSIALKDTPPKSGGNEPVLYVASTTATTAALASAQLKSAMETANAESIALNLPALAAGNTLKAFNALDEIKTSSTKSTKKFAFLGAFLGLVLGSVFVLGRFFIRQYKQSN; from the coding sequence GTGAGCAGCCCTACGAATTCAAACGACCGTTCCAACCATGATGAGATAGATCTGATACCGCTTATTCAGGCACTGTGGACTAGCAAGACCACGATTATTGCAACCACGGTGTTGGGTACAGTTGCTTCTTTGGCTCTCTCTGTCACGTCGCCTGAACAATGGACTGCCAGCACTTACATCACTAAACCTTCCCTCTACAGCTTATATAAAGAAATCAATGAAAAGGACGCGCCCGCGAAGGCCAGCCCGCTGTCATTGGAAACCAAGCTGTACAGCACGATACAGAATGATATTTTCTATTCTGCGATGGGCGTGATGGCCGCCAACTCCATTGCCTTGAAAGACACCCCACCTAAGTCGGGAGGTAATGAGCCTGTACTCTATGTCGCCTCAACCACCGCTACGACAGCAGCACTGGCGTCTGCCCAGTTGAAGTCCGCGATGGAAACGGCCAACGCCGAGTCGATAGCACTTAACCTGCCGGCCCTGGCCGCAGGCAATACGCTAAAAGCCTTTAACGCCCTTGATGAAATAAAAACGTCCTCCACCAAGAGCACTAAAAAGTTTGCCTTTCTCGGCGCCTTTTTAGGACTGGTGCTAGGGAGTGTCTTTGTGCTCGGCAGGTTCTTCATTCGACAATACAAACAGTCGAACTGA
- a CDS encoding MFS transporter yields MTIQQTPGHVLPARSAAKMEAAMAVGAFAIGTGEFAIMGLMPDIAQNLGLSEPQVGHAISAYALGVMVGAPLLAILGAKLLRKHMLLLLMGLYALGNLATAFTPTFGSLVAFRFISGLPHGAYFGIAAVVASSMVPNDKRAGAVARVMMGLTLAMLLGNPIATFLGQHLGWRSAFALVSVIALCTIALVWQFVPHRHDEQRSDPRKELRAFTKPQVWMALSIGAIGFAGMFCVFSYLAPTMLEVTKVSPQWIPFGLAAFGVGGIIGNIAGGKLFDRMQFRAVGLILVWSMAVLLFFPFAASSLWGVLLSMGLVGTMVALAAPLQIRLMDIAHEAPSLAAASNHAAFNLANALGPWFGGMAITAGYGWTSTGYIGAVTALVGLGVYLIARRMRGGH; encoded by the coding sequence ATGACTATCCAGCAAACACCCGGGCACGTGCTGCCCGCGCGCAGCGCCGCCAAAATGGAAGCTGCCATGGCCGTGGGCGCCTTCGCGATCGGCACCGGCGAATTTGCCATCATGGGCCTGATGCCCGACATCGCCCAGAACCTGGGGTTAAGCGAACCGCAGGTCGGCCACGCCATCAGCGCCTACGCCCTCGGCGTGATGGTCGGCGCCCCGCTGCTGGCCATCCTCGGCGCCAAGCTGCTGCGCAAACACATGTTGTTGCTGTTGATGGGCCTGTACGCCCTGGGCAACCTCGCCACGGCCTTCACCCCGACCTTTGGCTCGCTGGTGGCCTTCCGCTTCATCAGCGGCCTGCCCCATGGCGCCTACTTCGGGATTGCCGCCGTGGTCGCCTCGAGCATGGTGCCCAACGACAAACGCGCTGGCGCCGTGGCCCGCGTAATGATGGGTTTGACCCTGGCCATGCTGCTCGGCAACCCCATCGCCACCTTCCTCGGCCAGCACCTGGGCTGGCGCTCGGCCTTTGCACTGGTCAGCGTCATCGCCCTGTGCACCATCGCGCTGGTCTGGCAATTCGTGCCCCATCGCCACGACGAACAACGCAGCGACCCGCGCAAGGAACTGCGCGCATTCACCAAACCGCAGGTGTGGATGGCGCTGTCGATTGGCGCGATCGGGTTTGCCGGGATGTTCTGCGTGTTCAGCTACCTGGCCCCGACCATGCTCGAGGTGACCAAAGTGTCACCCCAGTGGATTCCCTTCGGCCTGGCGGCGTTTGGCGTGGGCGGGATCATCGGCAACATTGCCGGCGGCAAGCTGTTTGACCGCATGCAGTTCCGTGCAGTGGGCTTGATCCTGGTGTGGTCGATGGCCGTGCTGCTGTTCTTCCCCTTCGCGGCATCGTCGCTGTGGGGCGTGCTGCTGAGCATGGGCCTGGTCGGCACCATGGTGGCCCTGGCCGCACCGCTGCAAATCCGCCTGATGGACATCGCCCATGAAGCGCCAAGCCTGGCGGCAGCGTCGAACCACGCGGCGTTCAACCTGGCGAACGCGTTGGGGCCGTGGTTTGGTGGGATGGCGATTACCGCAGGTTATGGCTGGACGAGTACCGGTTATATCGGTGCGGTAACGGCTTTGGTGGGTCTCGGTGTTTATCTCATCGCACGAAGGATGCGTGGCGGACATTGA
- the mqo gene encoding malate dehydrogenase (quinone) encodes MFKKVNTALLGLALSMGITSVQAEEAKKVDVLLIGGGIMSATLGVWLNELEPGWSMEMVERLDGVAEESSNGWNNAGTGHSALAELNYTPEDKNGNVEIPKAVEINEAFQISRQFWSWQVQQGVLKNPRSFINSTPHMSFVWGDDNIKFLKKRYEALQASPLFAGMQYSEDPAQIAKWVPLMMEGRDPNQKIAATWTPIGTDVNFGEITRQFVAHLQTTPKFDLKLSSEVQDITKNADGSWRVSYKNLKDGTKTETDAKFVFIGAGGGALHLLQKSGIPEAKEYAGFPVGGSFLVTDNPTIAEQHLAKAYGKASVGAPPMSVPHLDTRVLDGKRVILFGPFATFSTKFLKEGSYLDLLTSTTTHNIWPMTKVGIREYPLVEYLAGQLMLSDDDRFKALQEYFPNAKQSDWRLWQAGQRVQIIKRDEEQGGVLKLGTEVVSSADNTIAGLLGASPGASTAAPIMLTVLQKVFKDKVATPEWQTKLHQIVPSYGTKLNDNPEAVAKEWAYTAGILQLTPPPAIPQVTAPKATEAAKPAAAPSKPASDLAL; translated from the coding sequence ATGTTTAAAAAAGTAAACACTGCCCTGCTGGGGCTGGCTTTGTCGATGGGGATCACGTCCGTTCAGGCGGAAGAGGCAAAGAAAGTCGATGTGCTGCTGATCGGCGGCGGCATCATGAGTGCGACCCTGGGTGTATGGCTCAATGAGCTGGAGCCGGGTTGGTCGATGGAGATGGTCGAGCGCCTCGATGGCGTGGCCGAAGAAAGCTCCAACGGCTGGAACAACGCCGGTACCGGTCACTCGGCCCTGGCTGAGCTGAACTACACCCCGGAAGACAAGAACGGCAACGTTGAGATCCCGAAAGCGGTCGAGATCAACGAAGCGTTCCAGATCTCCCGTCAGTTCTGGTCCTGGCAGGTCCAGCAGGGCGTGCTGAAGAACCCGCGTTCGTTCATCAACTCCACACCGCACATGAGCTTTGTGTGGGGCGATGACAACATCAAGTTCCTGAAAAAGCGCTACGAAGCCCTGCAAGCGAGCCCGCTGTTCGCCGGCATGCAGTATTCCGAAGACCCGGCGCAGATCGCCAAGTGGGTTCCGCTGATGATGGAAGGGCGTGACCCGAACCAGAAAATCGCGGCCACCTGGACCCCGATCGGCACCGACGTTAACTTCGGCGAGATCACCCGCCAGTTCGTCGCTCACCTGCAAACCACTCCTAAGTTCGACCTGAAACTGTCGAGCGAAGTGCAGGACATCACCAAGAACGCCGACGGTTCGTGGCGTGTGAGCTACAAAAACCTGAAAGACGGCACCAAGACTGAAACCGACGCCAAGTTCGTGTTCATCGGCGCCGGCGGCGGTGCACTGCACCTGCTGCAGAAGTCGGGCATTCCTGAAGCCAAGGAATACGCTGGCTTCCCAGTGGGCGGTTCGTTCCTGGTGACCGATAACCCAACCATCGCCGAGCAACACCTGGCCAAGGCCTACGGTAAAGCTTCGGTTGGCGCGCCACCGATGTCGGTTCCGCACCTGGACACCCGTGTGCTGGATGGCAAGCGCGTGATTCTGTTTGGCCCATTCGCAACCTTCTCGACCAAGTTCCTGAAAGAAGGCTCGTACCTGGACCTGCTGACCAGCACCACCACCCACAACATCTGGCCAATGACCAAAGTGGGTATTCGTGAATACCCACTGGTCGAGTACCTCGCCGGCCAACTGATGCTGTCGGATGACGACCGCTTCAAGGCGCTGCAAGAGTACTTCCCGAACGCCAAGCAATCCGACTGGCGCCTGTGGCAAGCCGGTCAGCGCGTGCAGATCATCAAGCGTGACGAAGAGCAGGGCGGCGTCCTGAAACTCGGTACCGAAGTGGTCAGCTCCGCCGACAACACCATTGCTGGCCTGTTGGGTGCATCGCCAGGCGCGTCCACCGCGGCTCCGATCATGCTGACCGTGCTGCAGAAAGTGTTCAAGGACAAGGTCGCGACCCCTGAGTGGCAGACCAAGTTGCACCAGATCGTACCGAGCTACGGCACCAAGCTGAACGACAATCCTGAGGCTGTTGCCAAGGAATGGGCCTACACCGCCGGTATCCTGCAACTGACGCCGCCACCTGCTATCCCGCAAGTGACCGCGCCAAAGGCCACCGAGGCTGCCAAGCCTGCGGCTGCGCCGAGCAAGCCGGCCTCTGACCTGGCGCTGTAA